The following coding sequences are from one Bacteroidota bacterium window:
- a CDS encoding ABC transporter permease yields the protein MLLQNIYMAIESIKQNLVRFIITSLIISIGIMALVGMLTAIDSIKAGLTSQYSILGANSFNIRNRGSNISFSERRQKPKEYVPISYQQASDFKNKFKFPSTVAISITATQGATVVYESYHTNPNMMVFGGDVDYINAAGFKLENGRNFSGDECDKGNHVCIIGKDIQNKLFKSVDPIGKFINISSIRYKVVGAMASRGSSIGFGGDRMLIVPILNARSQFPRPNVSCVITVAVDDIPLLDVAVAEAAGAMRPVRNLKVLEENNFEIMRSDAVTQKLIENLGMVTIAATFIALITLLGAAVGLMNILLVSVNERTREIGTRKALGATKRDIRWQFLTEAMVICVLGGLGGILLGIGLGNLVGRLVDSPFIMPWGWTIMGIIICLLVGLLSGWVPANRAAKLAPVEALRHE from the coding sequence ATGTTACTCCAAAACATATATATGGCCATCGAATCCATCAAGCAAAACTTGGTACGATTTATTATAACCTCCCTCATCATATCCATCGGTATTATGGCATTGGTAGGCATGCTCACAGCTATTGATAGTATTAAAGCAGGGCTAACCAGTCAGTATAGTATTTTGGGTGCAAACTCTTTTAATATTCGTAATCGTGGATCAAATATTAGCTTTAGCGAACGCCGACAAAAACCAAAAGAATATGTTCCCATTAGCTATCAACAAGCTTCTGATTTTAAAAACAAGTTCAAATTCCCGTCTACGGTTGCAATTAGTATCACCGCCACGCAAGGTGCAACGGTCGTATATGAAAGTTATCATACAAATCCAAACATGATGGTATTTGGTGGCGATGTTGATTATATAAATGCCGCAGGATTCAAATTAGAAAATGGCCGTAATTTTTCGGGTGATGAATGTGATAAGGGAAATCATGTATGTATTATAGGAAAAGATATACAAAATAAATTATTCAAATCGGTGGACCCGATTGGCAAATTTATTAATATAAGTAGTATAAGATATAAAGTGGTGGGAGCGATGGCAAGCCGCGGTTCAAGTATAGGTTTCGGTGGCGACAGGATGCTGATAGTTCCTATATTAAATGCCCGTAGCCAGTTTCCCCGACCCAATGTGAGTTGTGTAATAACTGTTGCTGTCGATGATATCCCTTTGCTTGATGTTGCAGTTGCTGAAGCTGCTGGAGCGATGCGTCCTGTGCGGAACTTAAAAGTATTGGAAGAGAATAATTTTGAAATTATGCGTAGCGATGCTGTTACACAAAAGCTGATAGAAAATTTGGGAATGGTAACTATTGCTGCAACTTTTATTGCATTAATAACTTTACTCGGTGCTGCCGTCGGACTCATGAATATATTATTAGTTTCGGTAAACGAACGCACCCGCGAAATAGGAACACGGAAAGCACTCGGTGCCACCAAGCGTGATATACGTTGGCAATTCCTCACCGAAGCAATGGTAATTTGTGTGCTCGGCGGACTCGGCGGAATATTATTGGGAATTGGTCTCGGCAACCTCGTGGGCCGACTTGTAGATTCCCCATTCATTATGCCTTGGGGCTGGACAATTATGGGAATTATAATATGTTTATTAGTAGGTTTATTGAGCGGCTGGGTTCCTGCAAATAGAGCTGCGAAATTGGCTCCTGTGGAGGCGTTACGTCATGAGTGA
- a CDS encoding lysophospholipid acyltransferase family protein has translation MRLFRTIYGCWFTFNFIWVFLLLLPFFLITLSTPSLYKYAHKLRVLWGRIILLLGFIWVKVYNKKLVDRNKKYIIVSNHASHFDIISIAVGVPLDLNFMAKIQLQRIPVFGIFFKTIDIAVDRSSAAHSAKAYMNAKDQLKNNVRSICIFPEGGIKPISPKVSPFKQGAFKMAVETQTTILPVSIFDNWKLSSSIAFEAQPGLMRIYIHEPIDTQGKTLDDVKSLCDITYQIIKQKVEENI, from the coding sequence ATGAGGCTTTTTAGAACAATATATGGATGTTGGTTTACCTTCAATTTTATTTGGGTTTTCTTGCTACTGCTTCCGTTTTTCTTAATCACCCTTTCCACACCTTCATTATATAAATACGCCCACAAACTGCGTGTATTGTGGGGTCGAATTATTTTACTCTTGGGCTTTATCTGGGTGAAAGTATATAATAAAAAATTGGTAGATCGAAACAAAAAATATATTATAGTATCGAACCATGCAAGCCATTTCGATATTATATCAATTGCCGTCGGTGTTCCTCTCGATTTAAATTTTATGGCTAAAATACAATTGCAAAGAATTCCTGTTTTCGGAATATTTTTTAAAACGATTGATATTGCTGTAGACCGCAGCAGTGCAGCACATTCAGCAAAAGCATATATGAATGCCAAAGACCAATTGAAAAACAATGTCCGCAGTATTTGTATTTTCCCCGAAGGTGGAATAAAACCTATCTCACCTAAAGTTTCACCTTTCAAACAAGGTGCATTTAAAATGGCGGTAGAAACGCAAACAACTATTCTGCCTGTATCAATTTTCGACAATTGGAAACTATCGTCAAGTATTGCATTCGAAGCCCAGCCTGGCCTTATGCGTATTTATATTCACGAACCTATAGACACACAAGGAAAAACTTTAGACGATGTTAAATCGTTATGCGATATTACCTATCAAATCATCAAACAAAAAGTAGAAGAAAATATATAA
- the miaB gene encoding tRNA (N6-isopentenyl adenosine(37)-C2)-methylthiotransferase MiaB, whose protein sequence is MEEKTKKLYIETYGCAMNVSDSEIVASVMVDNGFTNVDSELDADVVFINTCAIRDGAEQKIWTRLHALKSLRKKRPGMIVGVLGCMAERLKDKLLEVDKLVDVVAGPDAYRDLPNLIRQVEEGSKAMNVMLSLEETYSEITPVRINSNGVSAFISIMRGCDNMCSFCVVPFTRGRERSRDPYSIVEEAKQLLAEGIKEVTLLGQNVDSYLWFGGGPKKEFVKLSDEEKEEAITFDKLLGMVADLSPELRVRFSTSHPKDITDAVIYKMIEYENICNYIHLPVQSGSSRVLDLMNRIYTREWYMDKVLRIRELIPECGITTDIISGFCTETEEDHHETMSILEWGQFDFAFMYAYSERPGTLAARKYADDVPDEVKSRRLAEIVKFQNRISTEKHEQFIGQTCKVLVEGFSKKSDNDLKGRNDQNVIVIFPKEHYKPGDYVNVKIHKATTTSLIGTAI, encoded by the coding sequence ATGGAAGAAAAAACGAAAAAATTATATATAGAAACTTATGGCTGTGCCATGAATGTGAGTGATAGTGAGATTGTGGCCAGTGTGATGGTAGACAATGGTTTTACCAATGTAGATAGTGAATTGGATGCGGATGTGGTTTTTATAAATACCTGTGCGATTCGTGATGGAGCTGAACAAAAAATTTGGACCCGACTTCACGCCCTCAAATCATTGCGTAAAAAACGTCCGGGTATGATAGTGGGCGTATTGGGCTGTATGGCCGAGCGACTCAAAGATAAACTATTAGAGGTTGATAAACTAGTGGATGTGGTTGCAGGCCCTGATGCATATCGTGATTTGCCCAACTTGATAAGACAAGTGGAAGAAGGCAGCAAAGCAATGAATGTGATGTTGAGTTTGGAGGAAACCTATTCGGAGATTACGCCTGTACGCATTAATAGCAATGGTGTTTCGGCATTTATTTCCATTATGCGTGGCTGCGATAATATGTGTAGCTTTTGCGTAGTGCCTTTTACCCGTGGTCGTGAGCGTAGCCGTGATCCATATTCTATAGTGGAAGAAGCCAAACAATTATTAGCTGAAGGAATCAAAGAAGTAACCTTATTGGGGCAAAATGTAGATTCTTATCTTTGGTTTGGCGGCGGACCTAAAAAAGAATTTGTAAAATTAAGCGATGAAGAAAAGGAAGAGGCCATTACATTCGATAAATTATTGGGCATGGTGGCCGATTTAAGTCCAGAGTTGCGTGTGCGTTTTTCTACTTCGCATCCGAAAGATATTACCGATGCCGTTATATATAAAATGATAGAATATGAAAATATTTGCAATTATATACATTTGCCTGTACAAAGTGGAAGTAGTAGGGTATTAGATTTGATGAATAGAATCTATACTAGAGAATGGTATATGGATAAAGTTTTACGTATTCGTGAGTTAATTCCTGAGTGTGGAATTACGACAGATATTATAAGCGGATTTTGCACCGAGACCGAAGAAGATCATCACGAAACAATGAGTATCTTGGAATGGGGACAATTCGACTTTGCGTTTATGTATGCTTATAGCGAACGCCCCGGAACGCTGGCTGCACGAAAATATGCAGATGATGTGCCCGATGAAGTTAAAAGTAGAAGGCTTGCAGAAATTGTAAAATTTCAGAATAGAATATCTACAGAAAAACACGAACAATTTATTGGACAAACATGCAAAGTTTTGGTAGAAGGTTTTAGTAAAAAATCGGATAATGATTTAAAGGGACGTAATGACCAGAATGTTATAGTAATTTTTCCAAAAGAACATTATAAGCCTGGCGATTATGTGAACGTGAAAATACATAAAGCTACTACGACGAGTTTGATTGGAACGGCGATTTAG
- a CDS encoding L,D-transpeptidase, with protein MKYPHDSWNYFLWFDYPNADSYKKFKDIKAKKLIPQDATIGGEVGIHGVPAGYDYLIVDGKDWTCGCISLTNEHIKKVYESCEVGSSIIIKP; from the coding sequence ATGAAATATCCGCACGACAGTTGGAATTATTTCTTATGGTTCGATTATCCTAATGCAGATTCCTACAAAAAATTTAAAGATATAAAAGCAAAAAAACTTATTCCACAAGATGCTACCATTGGTGGAGAGGTTGGGATTCATGGCGTTCCCGCAGGTTATGATTATTTAATAGTTGATGGCAAGGACTGGACTTGCGGATGTATCTCGCTCACGAACGAACATATAAAAAAAGTATATGAATCGTGTGAAGTGGGGAGTAGTATTATAATAAAGCCGTAG
- a CDS encoding GldM family protein, which produces MGFKASANISAYKMNALYIGLENPVSISVPGAKEDEIECTFEGATARKIRPGLYIVMVNNSVREVIATAAVNGNIMGTAKFRIKNVPKPFPLFGNKGGGKISPREVNTQTIIWVGLGPEFLFDGMRYTVTKSTLVFNQKGKESKLFIVNR; this is translated from the coding sequence ATAGGTTTTAAAGCCTCAGCTAACATCTCAGCTTATAAAATGAATGCATTATATATAGGGCTTGAAAACCCTGTCAGCATAAGTGTTCCAGGAGCAAAAGAGGATGAAATTGAGTGCACTTTTGAAGGAGCCACTGCTCGCAAAATAAGACCTGGTTTATATATAGTTATGGTTAATAATAGCGTTCGAGAAGTTATTGCTACCGCTGCTGTTAATGGCAATATAATGGGTACAGCAAAATTCCGCATTAAGAATGTGCCCAAGCCATTCCCATTATTTGGTAACAAAGGAGGTGGTAAAATTTCTCCTCGTGAAGTTAATACGCAAACTATTATATGGGTTGGCTTAGGCCCTGAGTTTTTATTTGACGGTATGCGATATACTGTAACCAAATCTACATTAGTATTTAATCAAAAAGGAAAAGAATCAAAGTTATTTATTGTTAATAGGTAA